The DNA window TACTAAACAATTATTAATATGAGTGTTTTATCACATTATTcttattaaatgatattttgtattaattaaaaaataatttagagaaTAAGTATTTATTGTGAAggtaaaacataaaaaataataattatcttttgttgatatgtcaaaagtgacaagtaaaaatgaaaatttattgtaGGAATAAATGagaagtaaaaatgaacggagagaGTAATTCTTCggtcaaaataataaattttatttatttagttgtcTTTATTAGATGCTTTCTAGAATTGATTAGGATTGACCAACTAAGTTATGGCGCAGTTATGAGACTAAACTCTTCTTCCTTAATTAGAGATCTCGTATTCGGGCTCGAGGTGTGATAAAAATTCAGTTGGGAGTGCCACTCCGCCTTGGATATGACAAAAATCCAATTGGGAGCATAGACCCTACCGTgtaatttaatcaaaatttcaatgCGGACACGGAAAAACTAATAgaatggaaaaccaaaaaaaaaaaagtactgattgaaagaaaatatatatatatatatatttttgtttgggATAATTTTATTTGCAAACTATCCTTATTTTAGACGAGGAGGGAATACAATATTCAACTATTTATGTATCCAAAAATTCTCATTTATAACTTTATTATCGCCGGCGAAGCACAGGCGACGAGCACAAAGTCGTCGACCTAATCAACACAGAGACATATTGTGTAGATATAGAATCAAGGTTGCATATTGCATATTACAGAGGAATGGATGCAGAGGCGATTGTGAAGGAACTGAGAGGGACGTATGGGACTGGGAAGACAAAGAGTTATGAGTGGAGAGTGTCGCAGTTGAAAGCTCTGTTTAAAATCGCTGAGAATCATGAGAAGGAGATTACCGATGCTCTTTATTCTGACCTCTCTAAGCCTGAGCTCGAAGCCTTTATTCATGAGGTTTATcacttttctccttttcatcAATCGCCTATCCCTATCTGTCTGTGTGAATGTGCTTCCggttaaatttaaattatctacaatatagtagatgtcgaattTACCTCTATACCTCACCTGAGTGTGAGCAGAGGTgaggtaaggtctgcatacactctatACTCTCCAGACCTCACTATGGGCGAATACACtatgtattttcttttgaatctcTGGCTGAAAATTCTAGCTCTGCTGCTAGACATCGAGGAAGAGTGAATTGCATAATTGGCTAATTTCGTTGTGTGATAAGGAAATTCTGATTCCTTTTGattgatataatatttgaaCAATAAAGTTGAGGATTGATAGGAATTTTTGAGTTTCCAGCAATATGGAACATAAAGTTGGGATTATGAATTATTGCGTGCAATACTCTGCTTTTCTCAGATTTGGAACTCATTCTTCTGCTGATTTTGTTTTACAAGCTTATGAATTTTGTATTAATCATTGGATTTTTGCGGACttgtttatttttgtgtttttcttcTATTGATGACTTCAATAGTTACTTGAGCCAATCACATGGAAATATTTAGCAAAATATCTTCAACGACTCTAAGTTATACGATTTTAGTATTGGTTtagtaattaaaatttttataggCTCCTTTTGTTTGTTAGGTATTTTTCTGTATTAAAGTCAATTATTTAAGGTAATTGACTACATTTAAGTCAATAGTGCATAACTACATAACACACTTGAGTACTTTTTGTTGTAGAAGAAAACTGGTAGTATTTGTTTTTTCCGGGTTTTAGATTTTAGTTGGATAGTCTAGTGCAAAATGAGTTCTCCTCTTTTCATGTTTATTTTTCTGGAATTGAAAACGTTTCGACAGTTTAAAAGAGTAATGTTGGCTATTGTGCTTTGCATAGGCTCGTTAGAGTGACAGTCATAAGCAAGATAAAAAGGTCATTGTTGTTCCTGATGTTGGTAATCTAGGAAGTGTATTGATGTCACCAAGATTAGTTTTTGTTTGTTCTCCTTTGAATCTTATATCTAGATTTGGCTTGTAGTTATTGAATGTTCTCACAGAGAGAACTGGACCTCCTTTTTATTGTTATAGATGGTCTGAATTTTGGACATCATTTGAGGGTTAACTGGTGGACAATCATGCAATACATGAACTGACTATAATCTTGTGAGGGACTGAGAATTTACACCAATAGATAGAGAGAGGAAATATTTGTGACAAATGGTAACAGCGACAACATAGCAGTGCCAAGAAAAAATGACTGTCACCAATGGATCAGGAGGACAATCAGTTAGGCAGCAGATACTAAATACATTATCCTGAAACAAATTTTGTTGTAACACCTTTGATCTTCTCCTATCTACTTAAAGTAAATATACATTTTACAAACAGGAAATTCTGGTAGCGTACATATTTTTAGCTGTGCCCAATATGATCAATGTGAATGATCACCGGAAGAATGTGCTGGATGGTTTGACTTAGGTTGATGTTTAAGAGTTTTATGATGGCACGATTGAGAAGGCTGAATTTTAACCTACACATTgctttttgaaaatcaatttgaaGTTCAGTTACATTGAAGTATTTGGTGGAATGCATTTCTTTTATTCTGTTTTGGTTATAGCAGAAATAGTTTTATCATGAATGTATAGAAGTTCAGGGGAAGGGTTTTGTAGTTGAGGAACTTCTTAGCTATGTCGACCCACTTTTCTTTTTGTCTTCTGATTTATATGTTCTTTTACTGCAGATTTCTATGATGAAAACAGCGTGTAAGCTTGCATTGAAGGAACTAAAACGGTGGATGAAGCCggaaaaagtaattttttatacctatttatagatatacaTACTATCTTGGTTACTAATTAATAGAAGTCCACTGATGCTAACATATGGAAATTACAGGTCAAAACTTCATTAACCTCGTTTCCTTCATCAGCTGAAATAGTTCCAGAACCCCTCGGTGTTGTATTGGTCATATCAGCATGGAACTATCCGTTCTGTATGTGAAAAACTATCTATTTATCTTCTTCATAAGTGCATGCGATTATTTTTCCTCTTATCTTCTCCTTTCAATATATCTTTAAGCAAGTCTCAACTTAGAAACCAGACTAATCACTTCCCTCTGCAGAAAATTCTGTTGTGTTATAAACTTTTATTATCAAGGGTTGTGGTGACTCTTAAAACTAACTGAACATTATATGGATGGATAGTGTCAATAACTGTGAATGTTAGGATGAATCTTCTTGCTTTTTGTTTTTGCAACATTAGATCAGTGTGACTCACAATGCAGAGAGAAACATACCCCCACTCATTTACACTGATCGTCTGTGTTTGAACTTTCTGTCAATGAAGACTAGGTCATATTTAGTGCAAAAGTTTCACTCTGGTCAAACTATTTTCTGCTTTTCTTGAATAAAAGGCCAAAAACTAAGTAGATTACTGTAATGCTTTATCCTTTTCTGATGGAAGCAAGATTTCCAAGGTGCCTTTGTCCTTGTTGATAGCGAGTTTTCCATTATCCTTTATCAGTAATTTACTAGTAATGTCTGTTTGTTTtatgatatttagttgaaaAGTTACAATGCAGATTAATTAATCAGTTCTTCCCTCCCCCTTCATTCTATTCCAGTGTTGTCCCTTGATCCAGTGATCGGAGCTATTGCTGCTGGTAATGCTGTAGTTCTGAAACCATCAGAAATAGCCCCAGCTACATCTTCAGTGCTTGCAAAGCTTTTAGGGCAGTATATGGATGTGTCTGCTATTAGAGTTGTAGAAGGCGCAGTACCCGAGACAACTGCATTACTAGAGCAAAAATgggacaaaatattttatacagGTTTGAAAAACTTCATCACTGGTCGACTTTATCTCCATGTCATttatagaataaaatatttgggATGATTATTTAAAGATGGACAATGGCCCAAATCTGCAATCATCTCTGGTGGcaacataatttctttttatcttttaggCTTCGAAGACAACTGAACTGGTTGGTTAACAATGTGGTAATTTTCCTTACAGTTCAATGACCGGTGGTGATATTTTTTGCTTTCAAGTATTTATTGTCTAAATAAGAAAGGTGGTGTCCTGGATTAACAATATCTTAGGTTGACCTCAAAATACACTGGTTCATGTGTATACCATTTTAATTATTGAAGGTGCTAAAAGGGGATGGGGTACATATAAAGAAGTTGTCTCaacttacctgtgatctgaatTAGCGCAGACTTATCTAAGAACAGAATGCTGCcagcaaacaacaacaacaacatacccagtgaaatcccacaaagtggggtctggggagggtgtacacagaccttaccactacctcgtggaggtagagaggctgtttccggaggATCCTCGGCTCAAGTACATCCAAACCAAGtaaaagaagaggaaacaatatataaaacataacatccaataagaaaaataGTGCATAATCAACAATggagacaataacatcaagaaaatactGTGAGAGGTGAAACGCAGTAAATAACATATGACTATAGgatcacagacaagaactacAAGTGCAGGCTAGGACTACTACAAACGCTACCAACCCATACCCTCGCAAGGAAAGACAACACGctaaccctactaaccttcaaccttaatacgcgacgtccactccttcctatctagagtcctcggtaatgtgaaactgagccaagtcctgtctaatcacctctccccaatacttcctaggcctacctctacccctccgcgtaccctctacaaccagcccctcgcacctcctcactggggcgtctgcgcaccgtctcttcacatgcctaaaccatctcagtctggcttccctcagcttgtccaccacaggggccactcccaccttctcccggataacctcattcctaatcttattgctcctagtgtgcccacacatccatctcaacatcctcatctccgcaacatgtattttttgaacatgtgagttcttgactagccaacactccgctccatacaacaaggctggtctaactaccactctgtagaacttacctttaagtttagGTGGAactttcttatcacacaagactccagaggcaagcctccatttcatccaagcagccccaatgcgatgtgtgacatcatcgtcAATGTCACCACTTCCTTGGATTACAGCCCCAAGgtacttaaaactttctttcttaggAATAATGCTGCCAGCAAACAATCGATTAAATCAATAACAACTAGTTAAGATTAAAATGTAGTTGTTATTGTTACACTTACATTAGGTTTGGGTTTGCCAACTTGTATGCCAGTATGGGGACTAAGGATGAGATTCAGAGAACCTCGAGTTTATAAGAACTGTAATATGTCTTAAAAGACAAATTAGTCATTATTTCCAAGAAATGAACCCAGATTATGCAAAATGGATTTAAAGGATTCATATAGTCGACCTCGAATAGTTTGATTTTGAGGCGCAGTTGATTGATTGACACTACACTTATTATCTAATCATAGCAGCCTTATGTAGAGAAGGAAGTGTACAGTAGATCAACAATGAATTTTAGAAACTTTGACTTGTatatttgaaatcttattgaGTATCCATTAGATTCATGATATCATCTTAATACTTTTAATCCTAAGCTTCTCTAGCAGAGGAGCTGTATTTACCACCAAGCTGGGTTATGTATCCCTTAACTACATGGTcgttgatttatttattaaaatttatcttAGCTATAAGAGCTTAAACTTCTTTATGGATCCATTATACACATCCCCCTTCTCCCATGGAAGGGGAAAAGAGACAACAGAACTAAGTGAAATTGTGCTCTTGTTATTTGTTAGATCTCATTACAATGGGATATCATCTTCTCCATTTTTGATATTCTTACTggaaatttgataaaaaagaagagCATTGAGATTGAGATGGACATTGATCTGCCAGCCCACCCTTGTATGTGCACGTGGTCTTCCGTGCAACAATAAGTCTGATCGACTTAAGTACTACTTGTGGTTAGTTTGGATTGCAAGGTTCACATGCATTAGTATTATTATGACAAAAAAGCTAACATTGCCAAGTTTTGTTTGCAAGACGTATTTGGAGTTGATCTGTTCATTATAATGATAACTAATGGGCAAATAATACTGTAGGAAATGGAAAAGTTGGACGGATTGTGTTGGCTGCTGCTGCAAAGCACTTGACACCCGTGGTTTTGGAGCTAGGTGGCAAATCTCCAGTTGTGGTGGATTCAAACATCGATTACAAGgtaatatttcttatttgctCACAGTCTCTGCGTTGTTCGAACATATAGTGccaaaattcataataataagctttctcaatttttctattttcttttttttggctTTAAGATTGCAGTAAGGCGTATTATTGCTGGCAAGTGGGGCTGCAACAATGGACAAGCGTGCATCTCTCCTGATTATATAATTACTACCAAAGAAAATGTGCCAAAATTGGTGCGTTTTATGAGACCAAGTAACTTTTATGTGTGACATTATGCAAAATTATTTACTCcttgtttcttattttttttctcttctgaTTCCTCTTCGCCAGCTAGATGCTATGAAACAGGAATTGGAGAAATTCTATGGAAAGGATCCGCTAAAATCAGGAGATCTATCTCGCATTGTGAATGCTAACCACTTTCAACGACTATCAAAGTTATTGGATGATAATAAGGTTGTCGATAAGGTAGTCCATGGAGGTCAGAGAGATGAAAATAATTTGTGAGTCGACCACACTGTTTCTCCACTAACCTATTAATTATAAAGATGTCTGCTTATGACATGAAAAATCTTATtattcatcttctttttctcaTCTCAGAAAGATCTCTCCTACAATTCTTCTGGATGTCCCAGAAGATTCTTTAATCATGAAGGAGGAAATATTTGGTCCTCTACTTCCTATTATCACGGTAAGACCTACTCTGCTTGTATAAGGTGACTTGTCTTTTGTACATCCCTTTTTGGTAACAAAAAGTTTGCTGATAACAATGGTCACACAGTTATGAATTATGACTTAATGAATTAGATTCGTCTACAAGATGGTCATATTTCCAGAACAATATATTCAGTTTCATGTATTTTCGGTATTGAAATTCATCAGCAACAAAACTTCAATAACTGTGAAAATCTACTGCTCTTACTTTTACTTGAACCAGCCTAAATGAGGATAATCTCTTTTGGCAGTTCAATCCTCATGGAAATTATTATGCAATTTCTGGCCATATACTACAAAATACATCATTTAAGTTTTAAACAATAGGTCATTTGTGAAAGTTTAAGATAAATTTTTTAGCAGCATCATTAACGTCAAGTCTAGAATGACCAACTTCCAACTTTGAGAATGAATAAAGCTCTAGCAGGAGAAAGTtacctatttcaaaaaaaataaaaataaagctcAAGCACTCCTTCTGCAGAAAATTCTGTTTTTAGTCTGTTGACAGTACTATTTGCCTCGGTGAAATTCTCGGCTCGAGTAagtcttgcttttcttttgtGTAGGTCAATAAAGTGGAGGACTCTATACAATTCATTAATGCCAGAGAAAAGCCACTTGCAGCATATCTGTTCACAAGCAACAAGAAACTGGAGGAGGAGTTCGTCATGAATATATCAGCAGGGGGTCTGCTTATCAATGACACCACTTTACAAGTAATTCTGTCTTTGCCTACTAGCCAAATTTTCTAATTCACTTGTGCTAACATGActtaaatttcttatttatctGCTTACGAGACGTGCTTTGAAATTATCACATTAATATACTTTTAGTCTGCATGCTGATCTCAAGCTTTCTCAGACTATTATATTTTACCAGCAAATGTGAAATTGTGGATATCTATCTTTTGATAGGGATGGGGAACTTGGGGAAAATTCGAAGTGATAATTTGTTAGATTATTCCTGGTGGAGATGCGATTAAgattttttgaagttgaaagtgAAATAGGATACAATATCTGAAGCATTAACCTTAAAGCAATACTTCAGAGGGaaagaaactatttttaaaagagATTCTTGGGATTTAATTACGAATGCCCAGGAGTATCTAAACTGAATGAGAAATTTTACGTGTTAATGTGCTGCTGGATTTCGTTGTTTTATCTAACATATATGATGCAATACACTTATCAAATCTAATGATGAACTGTATATTTTTATCATGCAGGTTGCGCTTTCCACTCTTCCATTTGGAGGAGTCGG is part of the Solanum stenotomum isolate F172 chromosome 8, ASM1918654v1, whole genome shotgun sequence genome and encodes:
- the LOC125873135 gene encoding aldehyde dehydrogenase; this encodes MDAEAIVKELRGTYGTGKTKSYEWRVSQLKALFKIAENHEKEITDALYSDLSKPELEAFIHEISMMKTACKLALKELKRWMKPEKVKTSLTSFPSSAEIVPEPLGVVLVISAWNYPFLLSLDPVIGAIAAGNAVVLKPSEIAPATSSVLAKLLGQYMDVSAIRVVEGAVPETTALLEQKWDKIFYTGNGKVGRIVLAAAAKHLTPVVLELGGKSPVVVDSNIDYKIAVRRIIAGKWGCNNGQACISPDYIITTKENVPKLLDAMKQELEKFYGKDPLKSGDLSRIVNANHFQRLSKLLDDNKVVDKVVHGGQRDENNLKISPTILLDVPEDSLIMKEEIFGPLLPIITVNKVEDSIQFINAREKPLAAYLFTSNKKLEEEFVMNISAGGLLINDTTLQVALSTLPFGGVGESGMGSCHGKFSFDSFSHKKAVLRRSFAGDVPARYPPYTTGKARFLKALLNGDILGLIRALIGW